The DNA sequence ACCGCCTGGGCATCAAGAAGCCGCTGCTGGTGACCGACCCGGGCATCCGCAATGCCGGCCTGCTGGACAAGGTCCTGGGCCAGTTGAAGGATGGTGCCGGTGCCGTGGTCTATGACCAGACCCCGCCCAATCCCAACGAAGGCGCGGTTCGCACTGCTGTGGCGCTGTTCCGTGAGCATGGCTGCGATGGCATCGTGGCCGTCGGCGGTGGTTCCTCCATCGATCTGGCCAAGGGTGTGGCCGTCTGCGGCACCCACGAAGGCCCGCTGAAGTCCTTTGCGCTCATCGAAGGTGGCCTGGCCAACATCACGGCCAAGACCGCCCCGGTGATCGCCATCCCGACCACCGCCGGTACCGGCAGCGAAGTCGGCCGTGGTGCCATCCTGATCCTCGACGATGGCCGCAAGGTCGGCATCATCTCGCCGTACCTGGTGCCCAGGCTGGCCATCTGCGACCCCGAACTGACCCTGGGCCTGCCGCCGCTGATGACGGCCGCCACCGGCATGGATGCCATCGCGCACTGCCTGGAAACCTTCATGGCGCCAGCCTTCAACCCGCCGGCCGATGGCATCGCACTGGATGGCCTGTGGCGTGCCTGGGCACACATCGAGCGCGCCACCCGCGAGCCCGGCGACCGCGAAGCACGGCTCAACATGATGAGCGCCTCCATGCAGGGCGCCATGGCCTTCCAGAAGGGACTCGGTTGCGTGCACAGCCTGTCGCATTCGCTGGGCGGCATCAATCCCAGGCTGCACCATGGCACCCTCAATGCGATCTTCCTGCCGGCCATCATCGCCTTCAACGAAAGCGCGCCGAGTATGGTCAAGGACAACAAGATGGCGCGCATGGCCCACGCCATGGGTCTGTCCAGCGGCGCCGAGATCGGCCCGGCGATTCGTGAGATGAGCCGTCGCCTGGGCTTGCCCGCCGGCCTGCGCGAACTGGGCGTGAGCGAATCCCTGTTCCCGCAGATCATCAAGGGTGCCCTGGCCGACCACAGCCACAAGACCAATCCGCGCGAGGCCTCGCAACAGGATTACCTGCAGATGCTGCAGCAATCCATGTGATGGCCGACAATGAGCAGCGCGGGACAGCGGCCAAGGCCAGCCTGTTCCGCAGTTCCCCCTCAGCTGTGCCCGCCCCGTGCGGGTGCAGCTTTCATGCCTGACCCGAACTCGGGCGGTATCAACGAAACCAGCAGGAGCACAACGTGAGCGACAAGATTCTTGGACACAACTACATCGGCGGCCAGCGCAGCGGCAAGGGCGACATCGCCCTGCACAGCGTGGACGCGACCACCGGTGCCCTCTTCGAAACCCCCTTCCTGACTGCCACCGAGCACGAAGTGGCCGCCGCCGTGGATGCGGCCGAGAAGGCCTATCCGCTGTACCGCGCCATTGCCGCCGAACAGCGCGCCCTGTTCCTGGAAGCCATCGCCGATGAAATCGACGCCTTGGGCGACGACTTCCTGGCCGCCGTCTCGCGCGAAACCGCCCTGCCGGCGACCCCGCGCCTGGCCGGCGAACGTGCCCGCACCAGCGGCCAGATGCGCCTGTTTGCCAAGGTCGTGCGTCGCGGCGACTTCTATGGCGCCCGCATCGATACCGCCCTGCCGCAACGCCAGCCGCTGCCGCGCCCGGACATCCGCCAGTACAAGATCGGCGTGGGCCCGGTGGCCGTGTTCGGTGCCAGCAATTTCCCGCTGGCCTTCTCGGTGGCCGGTGGTGATACCGCTGCTGCGCTGGCGGCCGGTTGCCCGGTGGTGTTCAAGGCCCACAGCGGCCACCTGGTCACTTCCGAACTGGTGGCCAATGCCATCGAGCGCGCCGTCAAGAAGACCGGGATGCCCGCCGGTACCTTCAACATGATCTATGGCGACCGCGTGGGCGCCCAGTTGGTCAAGAGCGCCGGCATCCAGGCAGTCGGCTTCACCGGTTCGCTGCGTGGCGGTCGTGCCCTGTGCGACATGGCCGCGGCCCGTCCGCAGCCGATCCCGGTGTTTGCTGAGATGTCCAGCATCAACCCCATCATCCTGATGTCCGAAGCGCTCAAGGTACGCGGTGACGCCATCGCAAAGGACCTGGCCGGTTCGGTTACGGTCGGCGTGGGCCAGTTGTGTACCAGCCCCGGTCTGCTGCTGGGCGTGCGTTCGCCGGAACTGACTGCCTTCATCGAGAAGCTGTCGGCGGCTTTTGGCGGCAGCAACCCGGCCACCATGCTCAACAGCGGCGGCCTGACCCACTACAACGGCGGCGTGGCGCGCCTGACCCAGTTGCCGGGCGTGAAGGTGATCGCCACCGGCGGCACCAGCTATACCCAGGCCGTGCCGCACCTGTTCAAGGCCGATGCCGCGCTGCTGTTCTCCAAGGAAGCGCCGCTGGAAGAAGAAGTGTTCGGCCCCTCCACCGTCATCGTCGAGCTGGAAAGCCGTGAACAATTGCTGGACTTCGCCGCCAAGATGAATGGTCAACTGACCGCCACCCTGCAAGCCGAGATCGGCGACCTGCAAGGCAACCAGGACCTGATCGCGATCCTGGAGCAGAAGGCCGGCCGCCTGCTGTTGAACGGCTTCCCCACCGGTGTCGAGGTGTGCGATGCGATGGTCCACGGTGGCCCGTATCCGGCCACGTCCGACGCGCGTGGCACCTCGGTCGGTACGCTGGCCATCGAGCGCTTCCTGCGCCCGGTGTGCTACCAGAACTACCCGGATGCGATGCTGCCGGCTCCGCTGCAGAACGCCAACCCGCTGGGCCTGATGCGCCTGGTCGATGGCGAACAGACGCGCGCCACCGTCGGCTGATCGTCCCCACGCAAGACCGGACCGGCAAAGCACTGCCGGTCCCGCAAGACCTTCCCCGCACTCGATTGCGGGGTCGTAACAAGAACCCCATCCGCAGACCCCAAGAGGAGGAGACCCATGACCGCTTTCATCCGGCGCGCCGCGCTGTCGGCCGCCTGTGCCCTGCTGGGCGCAGCCACCCTGCCATCCGCCCAGGCGGCGGGCGATACCATCAAGATCGGCTTCATCACCGACATGTCCGGTACCTATGCCGACTTCGACGGCCAGGGCGGCGTCGAGGCCATCCGCATGGCCATTGCCGATGCCGGTGGCACCATCAACGGCAAGAAGGTGGAACTGGTCTTTGCCGACCACCAGAACAAGGCCGATATTGCCGCCAACAAGGCCCGTGAATGGTTTGACCGTGATGGCGTGGACATGCTGGTCGGCGGCGTGAACTCGGCCGCCAGTCTGGCCATGGGCAAGGTGGCGGGCGAGAAGAAGAAGGTCTTCATCTCGGTGGGCGCCGGCACCACCCGCCAGACCAACGAGGAATGCAATGCCTACACCATTCAGTACGCCTATGACACCACGGCGCTGGCGCGCGGCACGGGGGCTGCCATCACTCGGCAGGGGGGCAAGTCGTGGTATTTCCTGACGGCCGACTATGCCTTCGGCACCTCGCTGGAGAAGGACACCAGCGAGGTTGTCAAGAGCAATGGCGGCAACGTCGTGGGGGCCACGCGGGTACCGTTGGCGACTTCGGATTTTTCTTCCTTCCTGCTGCAGGCGCAGTCCTCCAAGGCACAGATCCTGGGCCTGGCCGTGGCCGGGGGCGACGTCATCAATGCCATCAAGGCCGCCAATGAATTCGGCGTGAACAAGACCATGAAGCTGGCCGGCCTGCTGATCTTCATCAACGATACCCATTCGCTGGGTCTGCAGATGACGCA is a window from the Herbaspirillum rubrisubalbicans genome containing:
- a CDS encoding iron-containing alcohol dehydrogenase; the protein is MALINYITQVQFDYGALALLQQECDRLGIKKPLLVTDPGIRNAGLLDKVLGQLKDGAGAVVYDQTPPNPNEGAVRTAVALFREHGCDGIVAVGGGSSIDLAKGVAVCGTHEGPLKSFALIEGGLANITAKTAPVIAIPTTAGTGSEVGRGAILILDDGRKVGIISPYLVPRLAICDPELTLGLPPLMTAATGMDAIAHCLETFMAPAFNPPADGIALDGLWRAWAHIERATREPGDREARLNMMSASMQGAMAFQKGLGCVHSLSHSLGGINPRLHHGTLNAIFLPAIIAFNESAPSMVKDNKMARMAHAMGLSSGAEIGPAIREMSRRLGLPAGLRELGVSESLFPQIIKGALADHSHKTNPREASQQDYLQMLQQSM
- a CDS encoding aldehyde dehydrogenase (NADP(+)); this encodes MSDKILGHNYIGGQRSGKGDIALHSVDATTGALFETPFLTATEHEVAAAVDAAEKAYPLYRAIAAEQRALFLEAIADEIDALGDDFLAAVSRETALPATPRLAGERARTSGQMRLFAKVVRRGDFYGARIDTALPQRQPLPRPDIRQYKIGVGPVAVFGASNFPLAFSVAGGDTAAALAAGCPVVFKAHSGHLVTSELVANAIERAVKKTGMPAGTFNMIYGDRVGAQLVKSAGIQAVGFTGSLRGGRALCDMAAARPQPIPVFAEMSSINPIILMSEALKVRGDAIAKDLAGSVTVGVGQLCTSPGLLLGVRSPELTAFIEKLSAAFGGSNPATMLNSGGLTHYNGGVARLTQLPGVKVIATGGTSYTQAVPHLFKADAALLFSKEAPLEEEVFGPSTVIVELESREQLLDFAAKMNGQLTATLQAEIGDLQGNQDLIAILEQKAGRLLLNGFPTGVEVCDAMVHGGPYPATSDARGTSVGTLAIERFLRPVCYQNYPDAMLPAPLQNANPLGLMRLVDGEQTRATVG
- a CDS encoding ABC transporter substrate-binding protein encodes the protein MTAFIRRAALSAACALLGAATLPSAQAAGDTIKIGFITDMSGTYADFDGQGGVEAIRMAIADAGGTINGKKVELVFADHQNKADIAANKAREWFDRDGVDMLVGGVNSAASLAMGKVAGEKKKVFISVGAGTTRQTNEECNAYTIQYAYDTTALARGTGAAITRQGGKSWYFLTADYAFGTSLEKDTSEVVKSNGGNVVGATRVPLATSDFSSFLLQAQSSKAQILGLAVAGGDVINAIKAANEFGVNKTMKLAGLLIFINDTHSLGLQMTQGMYLTDGWYWDLNDQSRAWANRYFLKMKKMPSMFQAGDASAVGQYLKAVKAVGSTDADQVMDYLRKHRIEDFFTSNGVVRPDGRMVHDMYLMEVKKPSESKRPWDYYKLVQTIPGEQAYMTKAESKCALWK